A window of the Candidatus Zixiibacteriota bacterium genome harbors these coding sequences:
- a CDS encoding putative molybdenum carrier protein → MNYPISKIVSGGQTGADQGGLNASIQLGIPYGGWCRKGRKSENGVIPAIYDLKETASADYRIRTERNVVESDATIVFTYGQPTGGSEMTIALAEKHGKHWIHINLGCSVGWIFTRKSPRAPLVRAVKLTSPLAKSPNMAMTKEQGGAFTHRRWVRTDMRRVDNT, encoded by the coding sequence ATGAACTACCCCATCTCTAAGATCGTCTCCGGCGGTCAGACCGGCGCTGACCAAGGCGGACTCAACGCCTCCATCCAACTGGGCATTCCCTATGGCGGATGGTGTCGGAAGGGGCGCAAGTCGGAGAATGGCGTCATTCCGGCGATCTACGACCTGAAGGAAACGGCATCTGCCGACTACCGCATCCGCACGGAGCGGAACGTCGTTGAATCGGATGCCACCATCGTATTCACCTACGGTCAACCGACAGGCGGATCGGAAATGACCATCGCCCTTGCAGAGAAGCACGGCAAGCATTGGATCCATATCAACCTCGGCTGCTCCGTTGGCTGGATCTTTACCCGGAAATCACCTCGGGCTCCCCTGGTACGAGCAGTAAAACTGACGAGTCCCTTGGCCAAGTCACCGAACATGGCGATGACTAAAGAGCAAGGGGGAGCCTTTACGCACCGGCGCTGGGTAAGGACTGATATGCGGAGGGTAGACAACACCTAA
- a CDS encoding restriction endonuclease yields the protein MAKHKQIPRYHQLMNPLLAAMHELGGSGSIDEISEKVTESLDLPEDVLAIPHDPEKSSMTEIEYQLAWARTYLKNYGILDNSSRGVWVIVPDKRDVTDIDPQEVVRTAREKSKKEREAVPLVPKSEEELPDGNESWRTKLHHVLTRELSPDAFERLVKRMLRESGFVQVEVTGRSGDGGIDGKGIVKVGGLLSFHVLFQCKKYKGSVSAGAIRDFRGALVGRADKGLFVSTGTFTRDAMREATRDGAPPIDLIDGDQLADKLKELRLGIKAEMVESVDVDEDWFKNI from the coding sequence ATGGCAAAGCACAAACAGATACCGAGATACCATCAGTTGATGAATCCGCTCCTCGCTGCGATGCATGAACTCGGGGGGTCGGGCTCGATCGACGAGATTTCGGAAAAGGTCACAGAATCGCTTGACCTACCGGAGGACGTTCTTGCCATCCCTCACGATCCAGAGAAAAGCAGCATGACGGAAATAGAGTACCAACTCGCCTGGGCAAGGACGTATTTGAAAAACTATGGAATTCTCGACAATTCCAGTCGAGGGGTCTGGGTCATCGTTCCAGATAAACGGGATGTTACCGACATCGACCCACAAGAGGTTGTCAGGACGGCAAGAGAGAAATCCAAAAAAGAACGTGAGGCCGTACCTCTCGTTCCCAAGTCGGAAGAGGAACTACCGGACGGCAATGAATCTTGGCGCACCAAGCTTCACCATGTATTGACTCGAGAGCTGTCACCAGATGCCTTTGAGCGCCTAGTGAAGAGGATGCTTCGCGAATCTGGATTTGTCCAAGTTGAGGTTACCGGGCGATCCGGCGACGGGGGGATTGATGGGAAAGGTATTGTCAAGGTGGGTGGCCTTCTCAGTTTTCATGTTCTCTTCCAGTGCAAGAAGTACAAAGGCTCCGTTTCCGCTGGAGCCATTAGAGATTTTCGAGGTGCTCTCGTTGGCAGAGCCGACAAGGGCCTGTTCGTTTCAACCGGCACATTCACCCGTGATGCTATGCGGGAGGCTACCCGGGACGGGGCCCCTCCTATCGATCTGATCGACGGTGATCAACTTGCTGACAAGCTGAAGGAACTCCGTCTTGGGATCAAGGCTGAAATGGTCGAGAGCGTTGACGTAGACGAAGACTGGTTCAAGAATATCTAA